The DNA window TTACTAATGAATCTAACAAAAAATCTCTCCCTTCATGAGTAGCCCTTCACATTAAATTCAAGTTTATAAGCTCTTTTTCAACCCCACTTTAATACTCAGTGCAAGTCCACCATAACACTTAAGGTCACCTCTTCTCTCAATCATGGACCCACTATTCTTCAAAATCCAAACTAAATTTTTGGATCTTGGTCTAACACTAACCGGATCTCGTACCAAACTCATGACACACTTGATCCAACATTAGCCAAACTCCTTAACACTTTAGAATTTCGGTCTACCACCAAGAAGAGCATTTTCACCAATTCAATTTCGAGAAGAATCCACTTGTCATGAGTAACCTAATCTCGTAGTATGAAACTCTAATGCCACTTGTTAGGGAAAAATGTCTCGAGAGAGCCTATCAAAGAGTCCAATATGTAAATTAGGAATCCAACTCTGATCCAAAATCTTAAGATATTAGGTCTCGAACgtttacttacatattaactgCCCTTCCTCCATCTTTCGAACCAATGTGGGACATAATTCTTTATTCATGAGCCTAACAAATATTGTTAATATGTCCCCCACGATGTTCCTCAATtcgtgagaaaaaaaaaaagaaaagatatatGGCAATCCTCTTTTGCTTGGTCTCCTATTTCAACTAAACTACTCTTTAAAAACAAAGTCCTAATCCTAATAATCCAACAAACTGTTTTAAAGAGTCCTAAAAAATAGCCTAGACTAGTATTCTAATAAAAGTAGAAGACTATCTATTCGGTAAAGAATTTGACTTCATGACTTTAATTTAAAATTGGAGATCACGTGTCAAATCTCGAACTTCTTGAACATGCAAGGTTTAAACCTTGACGCACCCATGCTAAATCAcacaaaaattcaattaaaaatCACATCTTCAATTCCTTTTTGTTCGAATTCCTACAACCTACACCAAttaccaaatatgagtagaaTCTACAAATTAATGCAACATTTGGTCAAAATCAAAGGGAAAACAATCGtgcatttaacaacaaaaatgcaacctatcaaatAGATTGGAGATTCATAATGTAATATTTCTTATTTCTTCATATAGGGTATATCCATACATCTTTCAAATCCTTTAGAACTATTGTTCACATGACATGTCTAatgatttattttttgttattagtGCAAATCTTATAAGGGTTAAAAAAAATCCTTGTAATATacctaatacacaaaaaaattttctgtgatttcaaaatatacaaaacgacatctcatattttgaactaaattgtaaactaacagaattcgttAAACTTAACTGAATCCGATAAATTTAACAGAAAATTTAACAGAAACTGGTAAACTTAACGGAAAACAAGAGGTCTTGACTGTTAAACTTATCGGATTCCCTTTAAGTTTACCAGATTCCGTTAAGTTTTCCGCTAAATTTAACGAACTCTGCtaatttacaatttagttcaaaacatgaggtgtcGTTTTATATGTTTTGAAATCATGAGGgacttttctgtgtattagataTACCACCGggaacttttttgtttttaaccatATCATAAATGTaattatgatttttattttaaaaaaaaggcgCGCGtaagttcccaagtttggattCTCATAATTCAAACTAACTAATTGAATTAATTGGTCCAaaatttattgttgaaattaATTGCTGACGGTGATCACATTTCTTTAGAATCCTCAACTTTTTCTATTTAAATGAAGAAGTCCATACACTTTTCATTGCATTCTTGGTTCATCACCGTTTGGTTCGACAATTTTATCTTCTACCTTGTACTGGTAAATTACTCTCTTTTATACATCTTTTGTATATATGTCTAACATTTGTCTAACGATTATCTAAATATTAAGCAGGAATGGCTTTCTTTGGTCGATTTTGCTTGTTTGCCTGGCTTTTGTGGGGAAACTTAGGAGTCCAAGGCGATGACTCGGCGATCGTTGGTGTATGCAAAAAGATTGGCATTTATTATGATATGTGCTATGACTGCCTAAAGAGCAACCCACAAGAACCAGATTTTGGTGCCAAATCCATAATCTGCGCTACTGATGCATATGTTATCCTCCGAAAATCAGCTTTCGATTTTTCGTTAAATTCTATTGGCCGCTTTCGGGAGGTGGCCAAATTGTGCGTGGATCAATTTGACATAACTTTGGGTTACTGTAAAGCCGCACTTAAAGCATGGAAATTGAAGCGAAAGCCAGACACCTTAGCATTTCTTCACAGCGGTTTGGATTATTACTTCAAGTGCGTTGAACACGTCTTCATACCCGTTCCAATTGAGTATGTCGTACAATTAAATACTGCCAAAGATTTCAATGAGGTGTCAATTGAAATTGTCTCTCTACCATGATCATAGTTTTGATCCAAATATTGGATAGCTAATGTAAAATATATCATCTTAATCTTCATGGACTTCAGTTGATGGGTATTTTTCTTAATACTTGGTTACCATTTTTATTCACTCTATGTTTATCCATGCTTCACAGAATAAATTATATATTGATTTCGATGTTATGAAGTTAATTTCATAGTCAGCCATCCTTTTCAAGCATAGATAATTTTGACGAGTAATACCTTGTCTTTTTTCATTTATCTTTGTGCACTATGAGAAATGACGCCATTGTCAGACACAATGAACAGGCTTTTCTCTGGGGAAGATAAGGACTGCTAGAGAAGGCAATTAAGTTCCCAGTTTTGAACTTTCGTAATTCAAACTAACTAATTGACTTAATTGCTCCAAaatttattgttgcaattaattCTTGACAGTGATGACATTTCTCTAGATCCTCAATGTTTTCTATTGAAATGAAGATATGCATATATTTTTCGTTACAATTATAGGGTCACTATTTTTTTGTTAGACTTAGACAGGTTTCTCTTAAAAATtgtcatgatgaatttctctcTTTAATCTACCAATCGATAAATAACTAAAAGTATTACATCTTTGAGCCAATATGAGATCAAAATCTTTTGCCCTTTTACTCTTAAATTACTCCTTTGCATATGGTGATCTTGTATGAATGACTCTGTAATTATTTAGCATGTTAAGATTATTTTGAAATACTTTAGTGGTTCATACCATATTCTTCAAATCATTGTCAATTTATCTTATTGCACCAAAATTTGACctatcaaataattttatttcttaGGTTTAAACAATTAATTAAGTACGCAAACAATGGCTAATGATCAAGAGGTCCTTGTTTCAACCACATTATACCGATATgttttacaagatctcaagctTGACGAAGGCTTGTCAATATGATCGTAATCTTTCAAACCTCTTAGACTTGCTTCTGGGAAAGATTGATTACCCACAAGTTTACTTAAAATTAGCCAGCACCTCAATTAGAAAATAATGCACCAATCCTTATTGTCAGTTTGTGCTATCAGTTTTATGTTGCACTTGCTGCATTCTGGCTGGTCTACGATTTGGTGTCTAGATAACTATAAATGGTACTGCAACATTAGAATTTTATACATAATTCGTAAAATATGTCATTATTCTTACTCAAATTTTATAATTTGTAAAAAGTATGATTCATTTAATACTGTGTGACAATTGTCAACCATAATGAGCAGGCTTTTCTTTTGGGAAGATAAGGAATGCTAGATCCTTATGTTCCTAAGTTCGGCTTCTAGTAATTCAAACTAATTAATTGACttaattgcttcaaagtttaTTGTTGGCATTAATTGCTGACGGTGATCATATATCTCTACATTCCTCAACTTTTTCCATTTAAATGAAGAAATGCATACATTTTTCGTTGCGTTTCTGGGTTCATCAGCATTTGGTTAGACAgtattctctcctacattttattGTTAAATCACTCTCTTTATGCTGATAGTTCATAGACGGTCAAATACTTCTTTCATGATTCATACTATATTCTTCAAATCATCATCAATTTATCTTATTGTACCAAATTTTAATGGAAGCACGTTAGTAAAAATCTATCATGTAATATGGTTTCTAAGGTTCATATGCATAACAGCTAATGATCAAGTGGTCATTTTTTTCAAGCACATTATACCAATATGTTTTATAAGAtccaaaatttgacaatggtTTGTCAATATAGTTCGACCTATCAAGCCCCTCGGAATAGCTTTTATTTAAGATCGATTACCTGTAAGCTTAAATTAGATAGTATCTCAATTAGAGAGTGATGAACCGACTATTATAGTCAATTTTGTACAATCCCTTTTATTTTGGTACTTTCTGCATTCtacctattttaaaattttgataatcCTCCTCATGACTTGTTAAGTGTTGTGGGTATGGGATGAGCAATGAGTTGAATGATATGGAAAAAGGGAGTGTAAGTAAGAAATCTCAGATTCGAGACCTTCCACTtacacaaaaaataaagaaaaaaaagctgTTGTGGATATTGCAACATCAAAATTGAGTTCAAGAAAATATATATTTGGTTGCGGAAATAAGGTTAAAAGATTTTGCTAAACATATTACTCTACTCAATGTCAGTTTGAAAATTgcatttatcattttttttataatatatgtcTAACATACGTCCAACGATCATCTTAATTTAATCAGGAATGCAGCAAAGCCACGTGGCTTCCTTTGGTTGATCAtcttaattttgatttttgctaTGATTGACTGAAGAGGAAGCAACAAAGCGACGTACCAAACTTTGCAGCTGTGGAGGCCTCTGGTGAACCTATCCAAAGGGATCAGGGTTCAAATCCTGGGGAGGCCCATCGAAGCCTTTTTTGTGGAAGCCAATTTTGGATTTGTCACCTTGACATATCTTTGGGTTATTTTGAAGTCGCAGTTAAAGCATGGAGA is part of the Coffea eugenioides isolate CCC68of chromosome 6, Ceug_1.0, whole genome shotgun sequence genome and encodes:
- the LOC113773425 gene encoding uncharacterized protein LOC113773425, which translates into the protein MAFFGRFCLFAWLLWGNLGVQGDDSAIVGVCKKIGIYYDMCYDCLKSNPQEPDFGAKSIICATDAYVILRKSAFDFSLNSIGRFREVAKLCVDQFDITLGYCKAALKAWKLKRKPDTLAFLHSGLDYYFKCVEHVFIPVPIEYVVQLNTAKDFNEVSIEIVSLP